A window from Candidatus Woesearchaeota archaeon encodes these proteins:
- a CDS encoding ATP-binding cassette domain-containing protein encodes MKKEIVIELKDVWKIYRMGEVEVPALRGLNLQVKKGEFLSIMGPSGSGKSTAMNMIGALDVPTKGSIFLDKKDISTLSESDLAQLRGKKIGFIFQQFNLISTLSALENVALPMIFQNMSRTERIERATNLLERVELGERINHKPAEMSGGQQQRVAIARSLCNDPEVILADEPTGNLDSTTGHKVVDFLQDLNKKEKKTIVMVTHDEDVAEHAQRMEYLRDGKNVESKKHFQGG; translated from the coding sequence ATGAAAAAAGAAATTGTAATCGAGCTGAAAGATGTTTGGAAGATATACAGGATGGGCGAGGTAGAGGTGCCCGCACTGAGAGGGCTAAACTTGCAGGTAAAAAAAGGCGAGTTTTTGTCAATAATGGGGCCTTCTGGCTCTGGAAAAAGTACTGCGATGAACATGATAGGAGCTTTAGATGTACCCACAAAGGGAAGTATATTCCTAGATAAAAAAGACATTTCCACATTGTCGGAATCTGATCTTGCGCAGTTGCGCGGAAAAAAGATAGGGTTTATATTCCAGCAGTTTAATCTTATCTCTACTTTGAGCGCATTGGAGAATGTTGCATTGCCGATGATATTCCAGAATATGAGCAGAACTGAGAGAATTGAGAGAGCAACAAATCTTCTGGAAAGGGTTGAGCTTGGAGAAAGAATTAATCATAAGCCAGCTGAGATGTCTGGGGGGCAGCAGCAAAGAGTAGCAATTGCAAGAAGCCTGTGCAATGATCCCGAAGTCATACTGGCTGATGAGCCTACCGGTAATCTCGACTCCACAACAGGGCATAAAGTAGTTGATTTTTTGCAGGATTTGAATAAAAAGGAAAAGAAGACTATTGTCATGGTTACGCATGATGAGGATGTTGCTGAACATGCTCAAAGAATGGAATATTTGCGGGATGGAAAAAATGTTGAATCAAAAAAACATTTTCAAGGAGGTTGA